In Populus nigra chromosome 1, ddPopNigr1.1, whole genome shotgun sequence, one genomic interval encodes:
- the LOC133689919 gene encoding uncharacterized protein LOC133689919 isoform X1, whose translation MEAEEETKRKMLDILKRFHSEEQEGMDDSMDDDDLEDGGPINFDDLSAEEKKHFQRAVASGELSKLVEPWDPWWLKSSARTISLSKEGTRLVQPLTKEEASSSHDGAGHQPSEIPPVPDTSLPPVRKLVSREPSPFLSYHLADIIYRYCFTQRLYNGDWQSDAIGSETVVLSVSSVLGQAGQPETMLEALSYCLERTCFPEYRHMGGLQFGLGLVNNVIHVMSLGGHALICLLSDLQKMVQAGEKELKAEKTRKSESEIRSKLKLAERKVYFIMCWVHEHPGEARSSLAAIVRAEKSSGMDYRGGKNLPAAKK comes from the exons ATGGAAGCGGAAGAGGAAACGAAGCGGAAAATGCTTGATATTTTGAAAAGGTTTCATTCCGAGGAGCAAGAAGGAATGGATGATAGCATGGACGACGATGATCTTGAGGATg GTGGTCCAATCAATTTTGATGATTTATCGGCAGAAGAGAAGAAACATTTCCAAAGAGCTGTGGCATCTGGAGAACTCAGCAAGCTGGTCGAGCCATGGGATCCATGGTGGTTGAAGTCTTCTGCTAGAACTATCTCTCTTAGCAAGGAAGGAACCAGACTTGTTCAGCCACTTACCAAAGAGGAAGCATCATCATCACATGATGGTGCAGGGCACCAACCTAGTGAGATTCCTCCTGTCCCTGATACCTCGTTACCTCCTGTCAGGAAACTTGTTTCTAGAGAGCCATCACCCTTCTTATCCTATCACTTGGCTGACATTATATATAGGTACTGCTTCACACAACGCCTCTACAACGGAGACTGGCAATCAGATGCCATAGGGTCAGAAACAGTGGTGCTGAGTGTCTCCTCTGTCTTAGGTCAAGCTGGGCAGCCAGAAACCATGCTGGAAGCTCTTTCATATTGTTTGGAGAGAACTTGCTTTCCTGAATATAGACACATGGGTGGACTGCAATTTGGACTGGGTCTCGTCAATAATGTAATACACGTGATGTCACTTGGTGGCCATGCTTTAATCTGCTTGCTCAGTGATCTACAGAAGATGGTTCAGGCTGGGGAAAAGGAGCTGAAAGCTGAGAAAACGAGAAAGTCAGAGTCAGAAATCCGGAGTAAGCTGAAACTTGCCGAGAGGAAGGTCTATTTCATAATGTGTTGGGTGCATGAGCATCCAGGGGAAGCCCGGTCCTCGTTAGCTGCCATCGTGAGGGCAGAAAAAAGCTCAGGCATGGATTATAGAGGAGGTAAAAATCTTCCagcagcaaaaaaataa
- the LOC133679267 gene encoding plant UBX domain-containing protein 10: MVDVADKLACFRAITGLEDSDLCTEILQAHNWDLELAISSFTSNHSDNHPFSSSYTATDTTTTAVDPSNATIHLSDSTSIVPAGAPPPGLAWKIVTLPISVISGSLGLISGAVGFGLWAAGGVLSYSLGFIGLGSNSGRGGDSSAQLVTVSAASREAIEFVAQFERDYGSGSSTRPNFVSEGFMDALTRSRNTFKLLFVYLHSPDHLDTPAFCERTLCSEVLSAFVNENFVAWGGSIRGSEGFKMSNSLKASRFPFCAVVMSSTNQRIVLLQHVEGPKSPEEMLVILQRVLEQSAPVLVTARLEAEERTTNMRLREEQDAAYTAALEADQARERQQREEQERLEREAAEAERKHKEEEEARDRAASEAAEKEAALARMRQEKALSLGAEPEKGPDVTQVLVRFPTGERKERRFHSAAAIQSLYDYVDSLGSLNVENYSLVSNFPRVVYGTDKVSLSLKEAGLHPQASLFVELN, encoded by the exons ATGGTTGATGTAGCAGATAAATTAGCCTGTTTTCGAGCAATTACAGGCCTTGAAGATTCCGATTTATGCACCGAAATCCTCCAAGCCCATAATTGGGACCTCGAACTTGCCATCTCCTCTTTCACCTCCAACCACTCCGATAATCATCCCTTTTCTTCCTCTTACACCGCCACCGACACCACTACCACCGCCGTCGACCCCTCAAATGCGACCATTCACCTCTCCGATTCCACCTCCATCGTTCCCGCGGGCGCCCCTCCTCCTGGTTTGGCCTGGAAAATTGTTACTTTACCTATATCAGTCATTTCTGGTAGTTTAGGGTTAATTTCTGGTGCAGTGGGGTTTGGATTATGGGCTGCTGGTGGTGTCTTGTCGTATTCGTTAGGTTTTATTGGGTTGGGATCGAATTCTGGCCGGGGTGGGGATTCGTCGGCCCAATTGGTAACTGTTTCTGCTGCGTCGAGAGAAGCGATAGAGTTTGTTGCTCAATTTGAGAGGGATTATGGTTCTGGTTCTTCTACTAGGCCGAATTTTGTCAGTGAAGGGTTTATGGACGCGTTGACGAGGTCGAGGAATACTTTTAAGTTGTTGTTTGTGTATTTGCATTCGCCGGATCATCTTGATACGCCCGCGTTTTGTGAGAGGACATTGTGCTCGGAGGTTCTTAGTGCTTTTGTTAATGAGAATTTTGTTGCGTGGGGTGGGAGTATTAGAGGGAGTGAAGGGTTTAAGATGAGTAATAGTTTGAAGGCTTCGAGGTTTCCATTTTGTGCTGTTGTTATGTCTTCTACGAATCAGAGGATTGTGTTGCTTCAACAc GTTGAGGGTCCGAAATCTCCTGAAGAAATGCTCGTGATACTACAGAGAGTTCTTGAACAAAGTGCCCCTGTTCTTGTGACAGCAAGACTTGAAGCAGAAGAGAGAACAACCAACATGCGTTTGAGGGAGGAGCAAGATGCTGCATACACAGCGGCACTTGAAGCTGATCag GCCAGAGAACGACAACAGAGAGAAGAACAAGAACGTCTAGAAAGGGAAGCTGCTGAGGCAGAGAGAAAGCACAAGGAGGAAGAAGAGGCTCGGGATAGAGCAGCAAGTGAGGCTGCTGAAAAAGAGGCTGCTCTGGCAAGAATGCGGCAAGAGAAAGCCCTTTCACTTGGTGCCGAACCTGAAAAAGGACCTGATGTCACACAA GTTTTGGTTCGATTCCCAACTGGAGAACGCAAAGAGAGGAGGTTCCACAGTGCAGCCGCTATCCAGTCTCTATATGATTATGTTGATTCTTTGGGTTCCTTAAATGTCGAGAATTACAGTCTTGTCTCGAACTTTCCCCGAGTTGTCTATGGTACAGATAAGGTCTCTCTATCTCTGAAAGAAGCAGGTTTGCACCCTCAAGCCAGCCTTTTTGTGGAGCTGAACTAG
- the LOC133679278 gene encoding serine/threonine-protein kinase WNK8-like isoform X1 — translation MDFGSLSEDSCGEFAEKDPTGRYIRYDEILGKGAFKTVYKAFDEVDGIEVAWNQVDIEDVLQSSQQLERLYSEVHLLKSLKHENIIKFYNSWVDDKNKTINMITELLTSGNLRQYRKKHKTVDMKAIKNWARQILLGLQYLHTRSPRIIHRDLKCDNILVNGNNGEVKIGDLGLAIVMQQPIARSVIGTPEFMAPELYEEEYNELVDIYSFGMCMLEMVTCEYPYSECKNPAQIYKKVTSGIKPASLGKVNDLQVKEFIEKCLVPASVRLSAIDLLNDPFLATESSKEVVSSLSQLPNVICKQVHLPQSESHHMDIDCKMLSLGSCPKSINESPQLLTLELRRFTENNEFRLRGEKNDDNTVSLNLRIADPCGRARNIHFTFYLNSDTAVSIAEEMVEQLDLSSEDVAVIAELIDSLIVKLVPCWNTSSSVLNGSSELENHATSETVRTPDFSPPTNITDHEALQSVNSDISAEYNMAIASDASTNKSLGSSSCSLQSNVSDLDLECWMHEDGIPEHNKSARNSKVFHIDSCSGMSRNASLSIICSLSLADKDGSELKLELDSIDSHYNQCFQELMKTREEAIENAKRRWISKMYVM, via the exons AtggatttcggttctttaaGTGAAGATAGCTGTGGAGAGTTCGCAGAGAAAGATCCAACCGGTCGGTACATTCGG TACGATGAAATTCTGGGGAAAGGAGCATTCAAGACTGT ATACAAGGCATTTGATGAAGTTGATGGAATTGAAGTGGCATGGAATCAAGTGGATATTGAAGATGTCTTGCAGTCATCACAGCAGCTGGAGAGATTGTATTCAGAGGTTCATCTGCTGAAGTCTTTGAAACATGAAAACATCatcaagttttataactccTGGGTGGACGATAAGAATAAGACTATTAACATGATCACAGAGTTACTCACTTCTGGGAACTTGAGGCA GTATCGAAAGAAGCACAAGACTGTTGACATGAAAGCCATCAAAAACTGGGCAAGGCAGATCCTTCTAGGTCTACAATATTTACATACTCGCAGTCCTCGTATCATTCATCGCGATTTGAAATGCGACAATATACTTGTTAATGGAAACAATGGAGAAGTTAAGATCGGAGATCTTGGATTGGCAATTGTCATGCAGCAGCCCATTGCACGAAGTGTCATAG GTACACCTGAATTTATGGCTCCGGAGCTTTATGAAGAGGAATACAATGAACTTGTTGACATTTATTCTTTTGGCATGTGCATGTTAGAGATGGTTACTTGTGAATACCCGTACAGTGAATGCAAAAATCCTGCACAGATATACAAGAAGGTCACCTCG GGCATTAAGCCTGCTTCCCTTGGTAAGGTGAATGACCTCCAGGTTAAGGAATTCATAGAGAAGTGTTTAGTTCCAGCATCTGTGAGATTGTCTGCCATAGATCTCTTGAATGACCCATTCCTAGCAACTGAAAGTTCAAAGGAAGTTGTTTCTAGTTTGTCACAGTTACCGAATGTTATTTGCAAACAAGTCCACTTGCCACAATCAGAATCCCATCACATGGACATTGATTGCAAGATGCTTTCATTGGGATCTTGTCCAAAAAGCATCAATGAATCTCCACAGTTGTTAACTCTAGAACTTCGTAGGTTCACTGAGAATAATGAATTCAGATTGAGAGGGGAGAAAAACGATGATAATACAGTTTCATTGAATTTGCGCATTGCTGATCCATGTG GTCGAGCAAGGAATATCCATTTTACATTTTATCTCAATTCAGATACTGCAGTCTCAATAGCTGAGGAGATGGTTGAACAACTTGATTTGTCTTCTGAAGATGTGGCTGTCATTGCTGAGTTGATTGATAGCTTGATAGTGAAGCTCGTTCCTTGCTGGAATACTTCATCAAGTGTACTAAATGGCTCTTCTGAACTGGAAAACCATGCAACTTCTGAGACAGTGAGAACACCTGACTTCTCACCGCCGACTAACATTACAGATCATGAGGCTCTACAATCAGTCAATTCAGACATATCTGCTGAATATAACATGGCAATTGCCTCTGATGCCAGTACTAACAAGTCTCTGGGATCTTCTAGTTGCAGTCTTCAATCGAATGTGTCTGATTTGGATTTGGAGTGTTGGATGCATGAAGATGGTATACCAGAACATAACAAATCTGCAAGAAATTCCAAGGTCTTCCATATTGATTCATGCTCTGGTATGTCAAGAAATGCAAGCTTGTCTATCATTTGTTCTCTGTCCCTTGCTGACAAAGATGGTTCTGAACTAAAGCTGGAGCTTGATTCAATTGATTCACACTATAATCAGTGTTTCCAAGAACTCATGAAGACGAGGGAGGAAGCCATAGAAAATGCCAAGAGAAGGTGGATTTCAAAGATGTATGTTATGTGA
- the LOC133682194 gene encoding aluminum-activated malate transporter 10-like: MAHQEKETIGVEWRITLGDGSSKILVPDAGPVSRIWIALKGLIAGLVLKVWKFLKRAWDIGVDDPRKVIHCLKVGMALTVVSLFYYMRPLYKGVGGNAMWAIMTVVVVFENTVGATICKSLNRVFGTTLAGFLAFGVHWVASQSGQEFEPLITGASVFLLASTATFSRFIPSVKARFDYGAMIFILTFSLVTVSGYRVDKLFDMAHQRISTIIIGTSLCILVTMFICPIWAGEELHILISRNMDKLANSLDGCVDEHFNYNGELKDSDKQPDKKLLGYKCVLSSKATEESMAKFARCEPAHGRFNFKHPWQQYLKIGASMRSCAYCVEALNRCIDSENQASEFTKKHLSNICLKVSSNSSSVIKEVAKTIKTMKRSPSIDFLVKEMRSTVQDLQNDLNFLPKLLSPPEVLHPESKETEETTSTTHLLEVIPVVTFASLMIEISSRIQAIVETVEELAELAEFKGEVQEKDKQNQPNTNRIVASQLNDDQQTMKALERV, translated from the exons ATGGCTCATCAGGAGAAGGAAACAATTGGAGTGGAGTGGAGAATAACTTTGGGAGATGGGTCATCAAAGATTTTGGTCCCAGATGCAGGGCCTGTCAGCAGAATATGGATAGCGCTAAAGGGTTTGATAGCAGGGTTGGTTTTGAAAGTATGGAAGTTTTTAAAGAGAGCATGGGATATAGGGGTAGATGACCCTAGAAAAGTGATCCATTGTCTAAAAGTAGGAATGGCACTCACTGTTGTCTCACTCTTTTACTACATGAGACCTCTGTATAAAGGCGTGGGTGGAAATGCTATGTGGGCTATAATGACAGTTGTGGTAGTCTTTGAAAACACTGTAG GTGCAACGATATGCAAAAGTTTGAATAGAGTGTTTGGAACAACTCTTGCTGGCTTTCTTGCCTTTGGTGTCCATTGGGTGGCTAGTCAGTCAGGACAGGAATTTGAGCCCTTAATCACTGGAGCTTCTGTTTTCTTGTTAG CTTCTACTGCAACCTTCTCCAGATTTATTCCCTCAGTGAAAGCTCGGTTTGATTATGGTGCCATGATCTTTATCCTCACTTTCAGTCTTGTCACTGTGTCTGGTTATCGAGTGGATAAATTGTTTGATATGGCTCATCAAAGAATATCTACCATTATCATCGGAACTTCTTTATGCATTCTTGTTACCATGTTTATTTGCCCCATCTGGGCTGGCGAGGAGCTGCATATTCTTATCAGCCGCAACATGGACAAACTTGCCAATTCTTTAGATG GTTGTGTAGATGAGCATTTCAATTACAATGGTGAGCTGAAAGACAGCGATAAACAACCTGACAAGAAATTGCTTGGTTACAAATGTGTGCTCAGTTCCAAGGCCACAGAGGAATCCATG GCCAAATTTGCTAGATGCGAGCCTGCGCATGGCCGCTTCAACTTCAAACATCCATGGCAACAATACCTTAAAATTGGTGCATCAATGCGCAGCTGCGCTTACTGTGTTGAGGCTCTTAACAGGTGCATTGATTCAGAAAATCAG GCCTCTGAATTCACAAAGAAGCATCTGAGCAATATTTGCCTGAAAGTGAGCTCCAACTCTTCCAGTGTTATAAAAGAGGTAGCAAAAACTATCAAGACAATGAAAAGATCACCCTCCATAGATTTCTTAGTTAAAGAAATGAGGAGTACAGTGCAAGATCtgcaaaatgatttaaattttcttcctaAATTGCTGAGTCCACCAGAAGTATTACATCCTGAAAGCAAGGAAACAGAAGAAACAACCTCCACAACCCATCTCCTGGAAGTTATTCCAGTGGTAACTTTTGCTTCGTTGATGATAGAAATCTCTTCAAGGATCCAAGCTATTGTAGAAACGGTGGAAGAACTAGCTGAGTTAGCTGAATTCAAGGGTGAAGTTCAGGAGAAGGACAAACAAAATCAACCGAATACTAATAGAATAGTAGCAAGTCAACTAAATGATGACCAGCAAACTATGAAGGCTCTTGAAAGGGTCTGA
- the LOC133689919 gene encoding uncharacterized protein LOC133689919 isoform X2 has product MIAWTTMILRMILFFTVQKVLSGGPINFDDLSAEEKKHFQRAVASGELSKLVEPWDPWWLKSSARTISLSKEGTRLVQPLTKEEASSSHDGAGHQPSEIPPVPDTSLPPVRKLVSREPSPFLSYHLADIIYRYCFTQRLYNGDWQSDAIGSETVVLSVSSVLGQAGQPETMLEALSYCLERTCFPEYRHMGGLQFGLGLVNNVIHVMSLGGHALICLLSDLQKMVQAGEKELKAEKTRKSESEIRSKLKLAERKVYFIMCWVHEHPGEARSSLAAIVRAEKSSGMDYRGGKNLPAAKK; this is encoded by the exons ATGATAGCATGGACGACGATGATCTTGAGGATg aTTCTGTTCTTTACTGTTCAGAAGGTGTTATCTG GTGGTCCAATCAATTTTGATGATTTATCGGCAGAAGAGAAGAAACATTTCCAAAGAGCTGTGGCATCTGGAGAACTCAGCAAGCTGGTCGAGCCATGGGATCCATGGTGGTTGAAGTCTTCTGCTAGAACTATCTCTCTTAGCAAGGAAGGAACCAGACTTGTTCAGCCACTTACCAAAGAGGAAGCATCATCATCACATGATGGTGCAGGGCACCAACCTAGTGAGATTCCTCCTGTCCCTGATACCTCGTTACCTCCTGTCAGGAAACTTGTTTCTAGAGAGCCATCACCCTTCTTATCCTATCACTTGGCTGACATTATATATAGGTACTGCTTCACACAACGCCTCTACAACGGAGACTGGCAATCAGATGCCATAGGGTCAGAAACAGTGGTGCTGAGTGTCTCCTCTGTCTTAGGTCAAGCTGGGCAGCCAGAAACCATGCTGGAAGCTCTTTCATATTGTTTGGAGAGAACTTGCTTTCCTGAATATAGACACATGGGTGGACTGCAATTTGGACTGGGTCTCGTCAATAATGTAATACACGTGATGTCACTTGGTGGCCATGCTTTAATCTGCTTGCTCAGTGATCTACAGAAGATGGTTCAGGCTGGGGAAAAGGAGCTGAAAGCTGAGAAAACGAGAAAGTCAGAGTCAGAAATCCGGAGTAAGCTGAAACTTGCCGAGAGGAAGGTCTATTTCATAATGTGTTGGGTGCATGAGCATCCAGGGGAAGCCCGGTCCTCGTTAGCTGCCATCGTGAGGGCAGAAAAAAGCTCAGGCATGGATTATAGAGGAGGTAAAAATCTTCCagcagcaaaaaaataa
- the LOC133679294 gene encoding N6-adenosine-methyltransferase MT-A70-like, protein METHPNKNQNNNGEDKTVATIKNLRSRLESRIETQHKTQLDLLASLQDLVPNIVSSLDLSLQIVSSFNNKPFTPTPPLPASTSRAHLEIGSNSRNPNDPRANIDSRPEILGESSKLERKDGNFDGDGAESGSPLAVVRVMVAECLLQRVPFNPIDSSTVLRKLENDQNATEAEKAAIREVGGESGAILAVEMALRSMAEENRGIELEEFVVSGKSRVMVLNIDRNRLVKELPESAQYTQNLELSGSSDFNQNQSSGIGNNVNSNGGVDVNGNGVYGIGGPVVMQRPLMGDMWMGGGGDMWPRGGMMGPRGMMMGPRGMMQRPPMPLPMQSQQQKQRSEEDEMKDLEALLNKKSFREMQKSKTGEELLDLIHRPTARETAVAAKFKTKGGSQLKEYCSALTKEDCRRQCGSFIACEKVHFRRIIAPHTDVSQGDCSFLDTCRHMKTCKYVHYELDPTPDVSPMAMGAAALPPSKALKPQRAEYCSEVELGEPQWINCDIRNFKMEILGQFGVIMADPPWDIHMELPYGTMADDEMRNLNVPVLQTDGLIFLWVTGRAMELGRECLELWGYKRVEEIIWVKTNQLQRIIRTGRTGHWLNHSKEHCLVGIKGNPEVNRNIDTDVIVAEVRETSRKPDEMYPLLERISPRTRKLELFARMHNTQAGWMSLGNQLEGVRLVDEGLRARFKAAYPDVVVQPSSPPRASAMEIDSTASQMRSPFSVTESKSMATQFADRAAPETGYTSEEKPMALDAVMAG, encoded by the exons ATGGAGACTCATCCAAACAAGAACCAAAACAACAACGGTGAAGACAAAACAGTAGCAACAATAAAAAACCTACGTTCCCGACTAGAATCAAGAATAGAAACCCAACATAAAACCCAACTTGACTTATTAGCATCTCTTCAAGATTTAGTCCCCAACATTGTATCCTCTCTTGACCTGTCCTTACAAATTGTCTCTTCTTTCAATAACAAACCCTTCACCCCAACACCACCACTACCAGCTTCAACATCAAGAGCCCACCTTGAAATTGGATCAAATTCAAGGAATCCCAATGACCCACGAGCTAATATTGACTCAAGACCTGAAATTTTGGGTGAAAGCTCGAAACTTGAGAGAAAAGATGGAAACTTTGACGGTGATGGGGCTGAGAGTGGGAGTCCATTGGCTGTTGTGAGAGTAATGGTGGCTGAATGTTTGCTTCAAAGGGTGCCTTTTAATCCAATTGATTCGTCAACAGTTTTGAGGAAGTTGGAGAATGATCAGAATGCGACCGAGGCCGAGAAGGCGGCGATTAGGGAGGTTGGAGGTGAGTCTGGGGCGATTCTGGCGGTGGAAATGGCTTTGAGGTCAATGGCGGAAGAGAATCGTGGGATTGAGCTTGAGGAGTTTGTGGTAAGTGGCAAGTCTAGAGTTATGGTATTAAATATTGATAGAAACCGGTTAGTTAAAGAATTGCCTGAAAGTGCACAATATACACAGAATTTAGAATTGTCAGGTTCTAGTGATTTTAATCAGAATCAGAGTAGTGGGATTGGTAATAATGTTAATAGCAATGGCGGGGTTGATGTGAATGGTAACGGGGTTTATGGGATTGGAGGGCCGGTTGTGATGCAAAGGCCATTGATGGGGGACATGTGGATGGGTGGCGGTGGGGATATGTGGCCTAGGGGAGGGATGATGGGACCTCGAGGGATGATGATGGGGCCGCGAGGGATGATGCAGAGGCCGCCTATGCCTTTGCCAATGCAATCGCAGCAGCAGAAACAAAGGAGCGAGGAGgatgaaatgaaggatttggagGCTTTGCTGAATAAGAAGTCATTTAGGGAAATGCAGAAATCAAAGACTGGTGAGGAGCTTTTGGACCTTATTCATCGACCTACTGCGAGAGAAACTGCCGTGGCTGCTAAG TTCAAAACCAAAGGTGGTTCTCAGCTAAAGGAGTATTGTTCGGCTCTAACAAAAGAGGATTGTAGACGTCAATGTGGTTCCTTTATTGCATGTGAGAAG GTTCATTTTCGTCGTATTATTGCTCCTCATACTGACGTGAGTCAAGGGGACTGTTCTTTTCTTGACACTTGCCGCCACATGAAG ACTTGCAAGTATGTCCATTATGAGCTTGACCCAACACCGGATGTGTCTCCTATGGCAATGGGTGCTGCAGCACTTCCTCCCTCCAAAGCTTTAAAGCCCCAGCGTGCTGAATATTGTTCAGAAGTAGAACTTGGCGAACCGCAATGGATTAATTGTGATATTCGTAATTTCAAAATGGAGATTTTAGGTCAATTTGGAGTTATCATGGCTGATCCACCATGGGACATTCATATGGAACTGCCTTATGGAACAATGGCTGATGATGAAATGCGCAACCTCAATGTCCCTGTGTTGCAAACTGATGGTCTAATTTTTCTTTGGGTTACTGGACGTGCTATGGAGCTTGGACGTGAATG TTTAGAACTTTGGGGGTACAAGCGTGTTGAAGAGATTATTTGGGTAAAGACCAATCAACTTCAGCGAATAATTAGAACAGGTAGAACAGGGCATTGGCTTAACCACAGTAAGGAACATTGCCTTGTCGGAATAAAGGGAAATCCAGAAGTAAACAGGAACATTGACACTGACGTCATAGTTGCTGAGGTTCGAGAGACAAGTCGGAAGCCAGACGAG ATGTACCCTCTGCTGGAGAGGATAAGTCCCAGGACAAGGAAGCTGGAGCTGTTTGCTCGCATGCACAACACTCAAGCAGG CTGGATGTCCCTTGGCAATCAGTTGGAAGGAGTGCGATTGGTTGATGAGGGTCTGCGAGCAAGATTTAAGGCTGCCTACCCAGACGTTGTGGTGCAGCCCTCATCTCCTCCCCGGGCTTCCGCAATGGAAATAGACTCCACTGCTTCTCAAATGAGAAGTCCTTTTTCAGTGACAGAATCCAAGTCTATGGCCACACAGTTTGCAGACCGTGCAGCTCCAGAAACAGGCTATACTTCTGAAGAAAAGCCGATGGCATTAGATGCTGTTATGGCTGGCTGA
- the LOC133698767 gene encoding protein yippee-like At4g27745 has product MAEVVGPRLYSCCNCRNHVALHDDVISKAFQGRHGRAFLFSHAMNVMVGPKEDRHLMTGLHTVADVSCSDCREVLGWKYERAYEETQKYKEGKFILEKSKIVKENW; this is encoded by the exons ATGGCAGAGGTGGTTGGGCCAAGGTTGTACAGTTGCTGTAATTGCAGAAATCATGTTGCCCTTCATGATGATGTCATTTCTAAGGCTTTTCAG GGAAGACATGGTCGAGCCTTTCTGTTCTCTCATGCGATGAATGTTATGGTGGGGCCGAAGGAGGATAGGCATCTAATGACTGGCCTCCACACAGTTGCTGATGTCTCTTGCTCCGACTGCCGTGAAGTGCTTGGTTGGAAATATGAACGAGCTTACGAGGAAACACAAAAATACAAGGAAGGGAAGTTCATACTTGAGAAGTCAAAAATAGTCAAAGAAAACTGGTAG
- the LOC133679278 gene encoding serine/threonine-protein kinase WNK8-like isoform X2: MITELLTSGNLRQYRKKHKTVDMKAIKNWARQILLGLQYLHTRSPRIIHRDLKCDNILVNGNNGEVKIGDLGLAIVMQQPIARSVIGTPEFMAPELYEEEYNELVDIYSFGMCMLEMVTCEYPYSECKNPAQIYKKVTSGIKPASLGKVNDLQVKEFIEKCLVPASVRLSAIDLLNDPFLATESSKEVVSSLSQLPNVICKQVHLPQSESHHMDIDCKMLSLGSCPKSINESPQLLTLELRRFTENNEFRLRGEKNDDNTVSLNLRIADPCGRARNIHFTFYLNSDTAVSIAEEMVEQLDLSSEDVAVIAELIDSLIVKLVPCWNTSSSVLNGSSELENHATSETVRTPDFSPPTNITDHEALQSVNSDISAEYNMAIASDASTNKSLGSSSCSLQSNVSDLDLECWMHEDGIPEHNKSARNSKVFHIDSCSGMSRNASLSIICSLSLADKDGSELKLELDSIDSHYNQCFQELMKTREEAIENAKRRWISKMYVM; encoded by the exons ATGATCACAGAGTTACTCACTTCTGGGAACTTGAGGCA GTATCGAAAGAAGCACAAGACTGTTGACATGAAAGCCATCAAAAACTGGGCAAGGCAGATCCTTCTAGGTCTACAATATTTACATACTCGCAGTCCTCGTATCATTCATCGCGATTTGAAATGCGACAATATACTTGTTAATGGAAACAATGGAGAAGTTAAGATCGGAGATCTTGGATTGGCAATTGTCATGCAGCAGCCCATTGCACGAAGTGTCATAG GTACACCTGAATTTATGGCTCCGGAGCTTTATGAAGAGGAATACAATGAACTTGTTGACATTTATTCTTTTGGCATGTGCATGTTAGAGATGGTTACTTGTGAATACCCGTACAGTGAATGCAAAAATCCTGCACAGATATACAAGAAGGTCACCTCG GGCATTAAGCCTGCTTCCCTTGGTAAGGTGAATGACCTCCAGGTTAAGGAATTCATAGAGAAGTGTTTAGTTCCAGCATCTGTGAGATTGTCTGCCATAGATCTCTTGAATGACCCATTCCTAGCAACTGAAAGTTCAAAGGAAGTTGTTTCTAGTTTGTCACAGTTACCGAATGTTATTTGCAAACAAGTCCACTTGCCACAATCAGAATCCCATCACATGGACATTGATTGCAAGATGCTTTCATTGGGATCTTGTCCAAAAAGCATCAATGAATCTCCACAGTTGTTAACTCTAGAACTTCGTAGGTTCACTGAGAATAATGAATTCAGATTGAGAGGGGAGAAAAACGATGATAATACAGTTTCATTGAATTTGCGCATTGCTGATCCATGTG GTCGAGCAAGGAATATCCATTTTACATTTTATCTCAATTCAGATACTGCAGTCTCAATAGCTGAGGAGATGGTTGAACAACTTGATTTGTCTTCTGAAGATGTGGCTGTCATTGCTGAGTTGATTGATAGCTTGATAGTGAAGCTCGTTCCTTGCTGGAATACTTCATCAAGTGTACTAAATGGCTCTTCTGAACTGGAAAACCATGCAACTTCTGAGACAGTGAGAACACCTGACTTCTCACCGCCGACTAACATTACAGATCATGAGGCTCTACAATCAGTCAATTCAGACATATCTGCTGAATATAACATGGCAATTGCCTCTGATGCCAGTACTAACAAGTCTCTGGGATCTTCTAGTTGCAGTCTTCAATCGAATGTGTCTGATTTGGATTTGGAGTGTTGGATGCATGAAGATGGTATACCAGAACATAACAAATCTGCAAGAAATTCCAAGGTCTTCCATATTGATTCATGCTCTGGTATGTCAAGAAATGCAAGCTTGTCTATCATTTGTTCTCTGTCCCTTGCTGACAAAGATGGTTCTGAACTAAAGCTGGAGCTTGATTCAATTGATTCACACTATAATCAGTGTTTCCAAGAACTCATGAAGACGAGGGAGGAAGCCATAGAAAATGCCAAGAGAAGGTGGATTTCAAAGATGTATGTTATGTGA